From the genome of Muricauda sp. SCSIO 64092, one region includes:
- a CDS encoding TM2 domain-containing protein: protein MSRKAYLRSQTKSTGTAYLLFIFLFGSHFAYLGKWGTQFLFWLTLYGFGIWAIVEIFMIPTRVSEHNMKIYRQIEKIEKQEREEEMAAQVKAMKEGEK, encoded by the coding sequence ATGAGCAGAAAAGCATATCTAAGAAGTCAAACTAAATCTACAGGAACTGCTTATTTACTATTTATCTTTCTGTTTGGGAGCCATTTTGCCTATTTGGGGAAATGGGGAACCCAATTTCTTTTTTGGCTTACATTGTACGGTTTTGGAATTTGGGCCATTGTGGAAATCTTTATGATACCCACCCGGGTTTCTGAGCACAACATGAAGATTTACCGCCAGATAGAAAAAATTGAAAAACAGGAACGGGAAGAGGAAATGGCCGCCCAAGTTAAGGCGATGAAAGAGGGAGAAAAATAA
- a CDS encoding KilA-N domain-containing protein has protein sequence MKTFEFLYQETQIHFLFNPSDKNVMVNATEMAKIFGKRTKDFLANQSTKTLISELERTLISVHSEVKIVDNRGHMGIYFHRWQLIPSKWCG, from the coding sequence ATGAAAACTTTCGAATTCCTATATCAAGAAACCCAAATTCACTTCCTTTTTAATCCATCAGACAAAAATGTCATGGTCAATGCCACAGAGATGGCAAAGATTTTTGGGAAAAGAACCAAAGATTTTTTAGCAAACCAGTCTACAAAAACTTTGATTTCAGAACTTGAACGGACGCTTATTAGCGTCCATTCAGAAGTTAAAATCGTTGATAATCGTGGTCATATGGGTATATATTTCCATCGATGGCAACTTATTCCCTCCAAATGGTGTGGATAA